The following proteins are co-located in the Helicoverpa armigera isolate CAAS_96S chromosome 23, ASM3070526v1, whole genome shotgun sequence genome:
- the LOC135116642 gene encoding uncharacterized protein LOC135116642 → MRVAAGWCGILLMTVTMLSLALHLQNLEGNPGVLPVKQGHAYFQTDQWTIVKIISLDQIYTDLNYISTNYQALCNLIDWNASYSQEIMTIKMHTDSIRDLTVEKYQQLIPSKRSKRGLINPLGSIIKIVTGNLDHDDALKYDNLISKLNQGQITISKRLTLVSKMFDSFINATETIEQNTINFHNRLTKIETLIKDLTAQQNSWIFLTYLTGLFNVFMSNFRTIFIRLSEIETALALSRVSILHQSIVNSSELLYHLKLISEYESLIYPPAEANLLKIEEIICVKSFIKSNQITFIMEIPLTDNVTYNYYKIYSLPIFHDTENKTLAIFPKYPYLLAKENRYSPIAIPCRPFSAGARFLCTADNRIPFYELTCVEQLMNFENDLTLCKQHPIEIEQVRVQQVANNNWILYSEEKTTLTERCKDETSRQLVFGTYLMTIEEPCEVEIHGIHINHRIFIESDVVKRVPIIALPQLRTNAQLSSTRALDMKGINLDEVKYMAYSLKHSEVIESVFDKRDSSFSASLVYVTLGLVILSIFVFSVYVVRLKLLKYTCFKKNYRNQSKIDSPDNFPLKVGGAMVTTQPSALD, encoded by the coding sequence GTGCGGCATATTATTGATGACAGTCACGATGCTGTCGCTGGCCCTTCATCTGCAAAATCTTGAAGGTAATCCAGGAGTTTTACCGGTGAAACAAGGTCATGCATATTTCCAAACTGATCAGTGGACTATTGTAAAGATCATCAGCCTAGATCAAATTTATACTGACCTTAACTACATCTCTACCAACTATCAAgcgctttgtaatttaattgattggaaTGCATCATACTCACAAGaaattatgactattaaaaTGCATACAGATTCCATACGTGATTTAACTGTAGAAAAATACCAACAGCTTATACCATCCAAACGATCTAAACGAGGACTCATTAATCCACTGGGCtctattataaaaattgttaccGGTAATTTGGATCATGATGATGCGCTGAAGTATGATAATCtcatttctaaattgaatcaaggtcaaatcactatatctaaaaggttaacattggtctctaaaatgtttgacagttttattaatgccactgaaactattgaacagaatacaattaacttccataacaggttaactaaaattgaaacattaattaaagatttaactgCTCAGCAAAATAGTTGGATTTTTCTGACGTACTTAACTGGGTTGTTCAATGTTTTCATGAGTAACTTTCgtactatatttattagattaagtGAAATCGAAACTGCACTTGCATTAAGCAGAGTCTCTATTTTACATCAATCAATTGTTAATTCTTCAGAACTTTTATAtcatcttaaattaatatccgAATATGAAAGCTTAATATATCCTCCCGCCGAAGCGAACTTGTTAAAAATAGAAGAGATTATAtgtgttaaatcatttattaaaagtaatcaaataacgtttataatggagataccacttaccgataatgttacttataactattataagaTTTACTCCCTACCAATTTTCCATGACACCGAAAATAAGACCCTAGCTATTTTCCCCAAATACCCTTACCTATTGGCGAAAGAAAATAGATACTCACCAATCGCAATACCGTGTAGACCATTCTCTGCCGGTGCTCGCTTCCTCTGCACTGCAGACAACAGGATCCCCTTCTATGAACTTACCTGTGTCGAACAGCTTATGAATTTCGAAAACGACCTTACCCTTTGCAAACAACATCCAATAGAAATCGAACAGGTCAGAGTCCAACAAGTCGCTAACAACAACTGGATCCTGTATAGTGAAGAGAAGACCACACTAACAGAACGATGCAAGGATGAGACCAGTAGACAATTGGtatttggtacttacctgatgaCCATCGAAGAACCCTGTGAGGTGGAGATTCATGGCATACACATTAATCATCGTATCTTCATAGAGTCCGATGTGGTGAAAAGAGTACCAATCATCGCCTTACCTCAGTTACGCACTAACGCACAGCTATCCAGTACACGTGCACTTGATATGAAGGGCATAAATCTAGACGAAGTGAAATATATGGCGTATTCGTTAAAACATAGTGAAGTGATCGaaagtgtttttgataaaaggGACAGTAGCTTCAGTGCGTCCTTGGTGTACGTGACCttaggtttagttattttaagtatttttgtattttccgttTATGTTGTTCGGCTCAAATTGCTGAAATACACgtgtttcaagaaaaattatCGGAACCAATCTAAAATCGATTCTCCCGATAATTTTCCTCTTAAGGTCGGAGGagctatggtgaccacccagccttcggccctagattaa